In a genomic window of Thunnus thynnus chromosome 16, fThuThy2.1, whole genome shotgun sequence:
- the lck gene encoding tyrosine-protein kinase Lck, whose product MGCNCSSDYSEDDWIENLDEICEHCNCPIPPESCNPYTDQLIPYPSQHSPPTSPLPDNLVVAIYSYEPNHDGDLGFEKGETLKIINKDDPEWYLAESLITGQRGYIPYNFVAMNTVETEPWFFKNISRNDAMRLLLAPGNTQGSFLIRESETTPGSFSLSIRELDHNTGEGVKHYRIRNLDNGGFYITAKISFNSLKELVQHHSREADGLCTKLVKPCQSRAPQKPWWQDEWEIPRESLKLERKLGAGQFGEVWMGVYNNDRKVAIKNLKMGTMSVEAFLAEANMMKNLQHPRLVRLFAVVTQEPIYIVTEYMENGSLVDYLKTTEGSSLPMNTLIDMASQVADGMAFIEEKNYIHRDLRAANILVSHELICKIADFGLARLIEDNEYTAREGAKFPIKWTAPEAINYGTFSIKSDVWSFGILLTEIVTYGRIPYPGMSNPEVIQNLERFYRMPKPENCPDGLYDVMNLCWNENPENRPTFEYLRSVLEDFFTATERQYQE is encoded by the exons TACACAGATCAGCTAATTCCATACCCATCACAGCATTCACCACCTACATCTCCATTACCAG ACAACCTTGTGGTGGCCATATACAGCTATGAACCCAACCATGATGGTGACCTGGGCTTTGAGAAGGGAGAAACACTCAAGATCATCAACAA AGATGATCCGGAGTGGTATTTGGCAGAGTCTCTCATCACAGGCCAGAGGGGCTACATCCCATACAACTTTGTTGCAATGAACACAGTGGAGACCGAACC gtGGTTTTTTAAGAACATTTCTAGAAATGATGCCATGAGGCTCCTCCTCGCTCCTGGGAATACGCAGGGCTCCTTCCTGATTCGAGAGAGTGAGACAACCCCAG GGTCGTTCTCCTTATCCATCAGGGAACTGGATCACAATACAGGTGAAGGAGTCAAGCACTACAGGATCCGCAACTTGGACAATGGTGGTTTCTACATCACAGCCAAGATATCCTTTAACTCACTGAAGGAGCTTGTCCAGCATCACTCAC GTGAGGCAGATGGTTTGTGCACAAAGCTAGTGAAGCCGTGTCAGTCGAGGGCACCACAGAAACCCTGGTGGCAGGATGAGTGGGAGATTCCCCGAGAGTCCCTGAAGCTGGAGCGCAAGCTTGGAGCAGGACAGTTTGGAGAAGTCTGGATGG GTGTCTACAATAATGACAGGAAGGTGGCAATAAAGAATCTGAAGATGGGCACAATGTCGGTGGAAGCTTTCCTGGCAGAGGCCAACATGATGAAGAACTTACAGCATCCTCGCCTCGTACGCCTCTTCGCTGTGGTTACCCAGGAGCCGATCTATATTGTCACAGAGTACATGGAAAATGGTAG CTTGGTGGATTACCTAAAAACAACGGAAGGGAGCAGTTTGCCCATGAACACTCTGATAGACATGGCGTCTCAG GTGGCAGACGGCATGGCTTTCATTGAGGAGAAAAATTACATTCATCGGGACCTGAGAGCTGCCAATATTCTGGTGTCTCATGAACTCATCTGTAAGATTGCTGACTTTGGACTCGCCAGACTCATTGAGGACAACGAATATACAGCCAGAGAAG GTGCAAAGTTCCCCATCAAGTGGACCGCCCCAGAGGCTATTAACTATGGCACCTTTTCCATAAAGTCTGATGTGTGGTCGTTTGGGATCCTCCTGACAGAAATAGTCACATATGGACGCATACCTTACCCTG GTATGTCCAACCCAGAGGTAATCCAGAACCTGGAGCGGTTCTACAGAATGCCAAAGCCAGAAAACTGTCCTGACGGGCTTTATGACGTTATGAATCTCTGCTGGAATGAAAACCCAGAGAACAGGCCCACCTTCGAATACCTGAGGAGCGTCCTGGAGGATTTCTTCACTGCCACAGAGAGGCAGTACCAGGAGTAG